The Leishmania braziliensis MHOM/BR/75/M2904 complete genome, chromosome 15 genome has a window encoding:
- a CDS encoding putative presenilin-like aspartic peptidase, which translates to MSSGPLLDDARLSRDVGLRVVSLVVPVTVTMLAVVWSFSYLSPIYVNNQVPPLQVVVNENNADNVREKFVYSLLAALTVVGCVMAATFAIVALYHFHLQFVLYGWLAFSAVCMFFMLLWIWLDLFCTYFQIPYNAITMGIFVWNFGAVGLVTLFYYSHPTVTQVYLVIASILTAWSLTSLPEWSTWALLICIATYDIVAVLWQQGPLHRLIKIAQERDEPIPGFIYDSAHRIAPISQPATENSAHVRPVSAESLMVTAQNAAPFKLGLGDFIFYSLLVSRASLSGFVSWGFCVVSILVGMVGTLLSLLLFRNSLRALPALPCSIFLSIVVFVLCRLLVGSLSTFASHHLLVL; encoded by the coding sequence ATGTCGAGCGGGCCTCTCTTAGACGATGCACGCCTCTCACGTGATGTGGGTCTCCGCGTTGTGTCGCTCGTCGTACCTGTGACCGTAACCATGTTGGCCGTGGTATGGAGCTTCTCGTACCTCTCGCCCATCTACGTGAACAACCAGGTGCCACCTCTGCAAGTGGTGGTAAACGAAAATAACGCTGACAATGTTCGCGAGAAGTTTGTGTACTCCCTGCTGGCGGCCCTGACTGTCGTTGGGTGCGTCATGGCTGCAACGTTTGCGATTGTGGCCCTCTATCATTTCCACCTCCAGTTTGTCTTGTATGGCTGGCTGGCGTTTTCGGCGGTGTGCATGTTTTTTATGCTGTTGTGGATTTGGCTGGACTTGTTTTGCACGTACTTTCAGATCCCTTACAACGCCATCACTATGGGCATCTTTGTGTGGAACTTTGGGGCGGTGGGTCTCGTCACCCTCTTTTACTACTCTCATCCTACTGTGACGCAGGTGTATTTGGTCATTGCCTCCATCTTGACTGCGTGGTCGCTGACGTCGCTGCCGGAATGGTCGACATGGGCACTGCTGATCTGCATCGCTACTTACGACATAGTTGCCGTTCTCTGGCAGCAGGGGCCACTGCATCGACTAATCAAGATAGCGCAGGAACGCGACGAGCCAATTCCCGGCTTTATCTACGACAGCGCACACCGCATTGCTCCGATTTCGCAACCCGCGACCGAGAACTCGGCGCATGTGCGGCCAGTGTCGGCTGAGTCCCTCATGGTGACGGCGCAGAACGCCGCGCCATTCAAGCTGGGCCTTGGCGACTTTATCTTTTACAGCCTGCTCGTCAGCCGTGCCTCACTTTCTGGTTTTGTGTCGTGGGGCTTCTGTGTAGTGAGTATCCTGGTGGGTATGGTGGGCACGCTGCTTTCCTTGTTGCTTTTCCGCAACTCGTtgcgcgcgctgccggcACTGCCGTGCTCCATTTTTCTCTCCATTGTTGTCTTTGTTCTGTGCAGACTACTTGTGGGGTCGCTGAGTACCTTTGCGAGTCATCACCTGCTGGTGCTCTAA
- a CDS encoding putative protein kinase — protein MPTKMAAADFEFGPPLGTGAFSKVVIGLYKPTHVRYAVKFISKRSILDAPTDEERTRMAEVARRETRMLLMCEHPNIVKFHASMQTTEDLLYVTELCEGGELLKHIERWGHIPLEAARHAIAELFSAVFYLHYGEKSTSGSNEPVMKPLTVIHRDIKPENIMLSSDKHLRLIDFGTAVVCGSATDKAADEEASNGRAQTFCGTTYYMSPELLASSYTCCASDYWGCGCVLYLMLVGRRPFDASTQYLLIKTILEKEPEFPDGMDPDAKDLIRKLLVKDPKARIGMKEIKRHPFLASVNLSTVAGQNVADFWLRETPWVDEASISVCMACQRPFGLLRGKQFCHSCGHITCNTCVRDLRVIPESRWKAPQHVCRSCAGRLDGVTAS, from the coding sequence ATGCCAACCAAGATGGCCGCTGCGGACTTCGAGTTCGGTCCGCCGCTTGGCACTGGAGCGTTTAGCAAAGTGGTCATTGGCTTGTACAAGCCAACACACGTCCGGTATGCGGTAAAGTTCATTTCGAAACGGTCCATTCTTGACGCCCCAACGGATGAagagcgcacacgcatggCTGAGGTGGCTCGGCGCGAAACGAGAATGCTGCTCATGTGTGAGCACCCCAACATCGTCAAGTTTCACGCCTCAATGCAGACGACGGAGGATTTGCTGTATGTGACAGAGCTgtgtgaaggaggagaactGCTAAAGCACATTGAAAGGTGGGGGCACATCCCTCTCGAGGCGGCACGCCACGCCATTGCCGAGTTGTTCTCCGCCGTCTTTTACCTTCACTACGGCGAGAAGAGCACCTCTGGCTCAAACGAACCGGTCATGAAGCCACTAACAGTGATACACCGCGACATCAAGCCGGAAAACATAATGCTCAGCTCTGACAAGCATCTCCGCCTCATAGACTTTGGCACAGCCGTCGTGTGCGGGTCCGCGACCGACAAGGCAGCAGATGAGGAAGCTAGCAACGGTCGAGCCCAGACCTTCTGCGGAACCACCTATTACATGTCGCCCGAGTTATTAGCGAGCAGCTATACGTGTTGCGCGTCTGACTACTGGGGCTGCGGATGCGTGCTGTACTTGATGCTCGTAGGCCGGCGTCCTTTTGACGCGTCGACGCAGTACTTGCTTATCAAGACTATCCTTGAAAAGGAGCCAGAGTTTCCTGACGGCATGGACCCAGACGCAAAAGACCTGATTCGAAAGCTACTGGTGAAAGACCCGAAGGCGCGTATTGGCATGAAGGAGATCAAGCGTCACCCGTTCCTGGCATCTGTCAACCTCTCCACCGTCGCGGGCCAAAATGTTGCTGATTTTTGGCTTCGTGAGACACCATGGGTAGACGAGGCGAGCATCTCGGTGTGCATGGCGTGCCAACGGCCGTTTGGACTCCTGCGTGGCAAGCAGTTCTGTCACAGCTGCGGACATATCACGTGCAACACTTGCGTCAGAGACCTCCGGGTTATTCCTGAATCTCGGTGGAAAGCACCTCAGCACGTGTGCAGATCTTGTGCCGGGAGATTGGACGGCGTGACTGCGTCGTAG
- a CDS encoding putative condensin subunit 1: protein MSELLEFFIPSHVADLEDVAKTGSNCYHIDTVCEFDIPERQQLDDLTRLFGALHHEKSPTALFTKQDLFFPLYSYVKAIRGKPGHSTAVTRVARHKICHEVGERLKKLLQVAVAFLKKQTAGCARNGALEVCLRSTLKMYVFLVCNVLLSVAPLDEYEGSSGLSQQHSHRKRSRRDMEGSFGDDGSGVDMDGRELVLTALVEFCSPEVMELWSDCHLEDSTLNLVLKMCLHMVTLKQNIGGDAQSVSGALALLFARTSNCILAKSSVVKPTDLVVPLVELSLKSESASMFLSKLVSDIEQSETSVGFGDQLLRAVFETMSQAALCEAATDSAAAKNVACFFSEVAKRSITAVVKMADLAIPVLQSENYDVRKAVVTCIAEMVLQRYTGHARNAQDDAVRNSYLNELLFRVMDVNAFVRNHVLHTWGRLVESRAVPKRYHLAVMTALVGRLEDRNYLVRDAAMTVISSVLRKNWFGSVLNSALVKSKLEEALSDGVVCFGEAAAMEKEIENSKKQLQPTTEVLDDPLDVDDEEGLRAAERQGAGRSREEDSVMSDKQTAIVSRIVFYQNTLCFIELIKQALQYACVLLDSKTERDVIESIKLIVVCSEYRVQGGERAFLKVLVMVFEGEMKIQFAVRDAFVEVVFNAFNRVTTSAGTRVAASAQKLISLLRCASEGEVSAVDRILGLMKANPAFARHLSAPFVEAMWCIAEGSIDAEATDGDRRIAMRVYSLLSKYIWKDLRARKDSIAEFLCSDSHKDNVLLSYVFAALQNEALDPQFHPIPADEDVRQHPVLRHVVNHLCRRTEGMASWMILAEAGVNVIHNLCEVPVTVYRYILEYYGSCENLETQPNRKAQCLFLLGHTALKQLVAVEAAEKAQLKTLEEPTKVSTQVTPTVRNQADWMHKELGLGSHELRRHEIQQLAQKRKQAIISSGSVWARFADMIIATCRKKASVYADKPFERVCAVLALCQYMIVNEGFCSDHLNLLFTIVADKRESWVTKVNVVIALGDLVCVHPNLLGPYLSVPTTGFFKLLVDEDVRVRAVTIQVCSHLVLGEMLRIRDHLYTIVKLVADPDETIANNAITFVQNLAMKEKEKTGNLIPPLAAQLSNLLPFDKFQLAMRTLLERVEGDKPTDSLIDRLCQRFESFSERSRKKLAIARNIAFCLSELNYMTERTIKRLTSESCYQQYKHWLRCADVYEYFKLIATKAKRQGARGGAERRDRAAIDEWEARMQVDSCIDADGEERSSVAADQKASDE, encoded by the coding sequence ATGTCGGAGCTCTTAGAGTTTTTTATTCCAAGTCATGTCGCCGATTTGGAGGATGTGGCGAAAACAGGATCAAATTGCTACCATATTGATACCGTGTGCGAGTTTGACATTCCCGAACGTCAGCAGCTCGATGACCTGACACGGTTGTTTGGCGCTCTTCACCACGAAAAATCTCCAACGGCCCTGTTCACGAAGCAGGACCTTTTCTTTCCGCTCTATTCGTATGTGAAAGCGATTCGAGGGAAGCCCGGACACTCAACTGCTGTCACTAGGGTTGCAAGGCACAAAATATGCCATGAGGTCGGTGAGCGCTtgaagaagctgctgcaAGTCGCAGTAGCATTCCTGAAAAAGCAAACTGCAGGATGCGCGCGAAACGGTGCATTGGAAGTATGTTTGCGCTCTACTCTCAAGATGTATGTTTTTCTCGTCTGTAACGTACTGCTTTCTGTAGCGCCTCTGGACGAATATGAGGGTTCTAGTGGACTTTCACAGCAGCACTCGCACCGGAAACGCTCGCGTCGCGACATGGAAGGAAGCTTTGGTGACGATGGAAGCGGTGTTGACATGGATGGCAGGGAGCTGGTGCTCACTGCGCTTGTCGAATTCTGCTCTCCCGAGGTAATGGAATTATGGTCTGATTGCCACTTGGAGGATTCGACGCTGAATCTCGTGCTAAAAATGTGCCTTCATATGGTCACACTGAAGCAGAATATTGGTGGTGATGCTCAGTCGGTTAGCGGCGCTCTGGCGCTTCTCTTTGCGCGCACAAGCAACTGCATTCTCGCGAAGAGCAGTGTCGTAAAGCCAACGGACCTCGTTGTTCCTTTGGTGGAGCTCTCGCTGAAGTCCGAAAGTGCTTCCATGTTTCTCTCAAAACTTGTTTCTGACATCGAGCAAAGCGAAACGAGCGTGGGATTTGGTgaccagctgctgcgtgccgTCTTTGAAACGATGTCTCAAGCTGCCCTCTGTGAGGCGGCCACCGATTCTGCCGCTGCGAAGAACGTCGCGTGTTTTTTTAGCgaggtggcgaagcgcagcATTACTGCTGTGGTGAAGATGGCCGATCTTGCTATTCCAGTTCTCCAGAGTGAGAACTACGATGTCCGGAAGGCGGTCGTGACGTGTATCGCGGAAATGGTTCTTCAGCGCTACACCGGGCATGCACGAAACGCTCAAGACGATGCCGTTAGGAACTCGTACCTGAACGAGCTTCTTTTTCGCGTCATGGATGTCAACGCGTTTGTGCGGAACCACGTTTTACACACCTGGGGGCGCTTAGTAGAGAGTCGGGCGGTGCCAAAGCGCTACCACTTGGCCGTGATGACTGCTCTTGTCGGTCGACTTGAGGACCGCAATTATCTTGTCCGTGACGCTGCTATGACTGTCATTTCGAGCGTGCTGCGGAAAAACTGGTTCGGCAGTGTTCTGAACAGCGCACTTGTCAAGAGCAAGCTAGAGGAGGCGCTCAGTGACGGTGTCGTGTGCTTTGGCGAGGCGGCCGCGATGGAGAAAGAAATAGAAAACTCCAAGAAACAGCTTCAGCCAACGACGGAAGTGTTAGACGATCCTCTGGACGTggatgacgaggaggggcTTAGagcggcggagcggcaggGTGCAGGGCGATCGCGAGAGGAGGACTCCGTCATGTCCGATAAACAAACGGCCATCGTCAGCAGAATTGTATTTTACCAGAACACGCTTTGCTTTATCGAGCTGATCAAGCAAGCTCTGCAGTATGCGTGCGTTTTGCTGGATAGCAAGACTGAGCGGGACGTAATTGAGTCCATCAAGCTCATCGTTGTCTGCTCTGAGTACCGCGTCcaggggggagagcgagctTTTTTGAAGGTCCTTGTTATGGTATTTGAGGGCGAGATGAAGATCCAGTTCGCAGTCCGTGATGCGTTTGTAGAGGTCGTCTTCAACGCATTTAACCGCGTCACGACCTCGGCAGGAACCCGCGTCGCTGCCAGTGCGCAGAAGCTGATCAGCCTCCTCCGTTGCGCCTCAGAGGGCGAGGTGAGCGCAGTGGATCGCATTTTGGGGCTCATGAAGGCTAACCCAGCTTTTGCTCGACACCTCTCTGCGCCGTTTGTAGAGGCAATGTGGTGCATTGCAGAGGGCTCGATTGACGCCGAGGCTACCGACGGTGACCGGCGCATCGCAATGCGTGTCTACAGCTTGCTAAGCAAGTACATCTGGAAGGActtgcgcgcgcgcaaggACAGCATTGCCGAGTTTCTTTGCTCTGACAGCCACAAGGACAATGTACTTCTGTCGTACGTTTTTGCTGCTCTCCAAAACGAGGCGCTGGACCCTCAGTTTCACCCGATCCCGGCTGATGAGGATGTGCGGCAGCATCCGGTGCTCCGTCACGTGGTCAATCACCTCTGCCGTCGGACGGAAGGGATGGCGTCGTGGATGATTCTAGCGGAAGCTGGAGTCAACGTCATACATAACCTGTGTGAGGTCCCTGTCACAGTGTACCGCTACATTCTCGAGTACTATGGGTCGTGTGAAAACCTGGAGACGCAGCCGAACCGGAAGGCGCAGTGCCTGTTCTTACTCGGACACACGGCACTGAAGCAGCTTGTTGCGGTGGAAGCggcagagaaggcgcagctgAAGACCCTGGAGGAACCCACAAAAGTCAGCACCCAGGTCACACCAACGGTGAGGAACCAAGCAGACTGGATGCACAAGGAGCTGGGGCTTGGTTCGCACGAACTCCGGAGGCACGAGAttcagcagctggcgcaAAAGCGGAAACAGGCAATTATTTCATCCGGATCTGTTTGGGCCCGCTTCGCTGATATGATTATCGCCACATGCCGCAAAAAGGCCTCAGTTTACGCGGACAAGCCTTTTGAGCGCGTGTGCGCCGTCCTCGCTCTTTGCCAATACATGATCGTCAACGAGGGCTTCTGCTCTGACCACCTCAACCTCCTTTTTACTATCGTCGCTGACAAGCGCGAGTCATGGGTGACAAAAGTAAACGTTGTGATTGCTCTGGGGGACCTTGTGTGCGTTCACCCTAATCTGCTCGGCCCGTACCTGAGTGTGCCCACCACAGGCTTCTTCAAGCTGCTAGTCGACGAGGACGTTCGTGTGCGCGCCGTGACGATCCAGGTATGCTCCCATCTCGTTCTGGGAGAAATGCTTCGTATCCGCGACCACCTGTACACGATCGTAAAGCTTGTGGCAGACCCGGATGAAACAATCGCCAACAACGCCATCACCTTTGTGCAGAACTTAGCaatgaaggaaaaggagaagaccGGCAATTTGATTCCGCCGCTGGCAGCCCAGCTGAGCAATCTCCTGCCGTTTGACAAGTTCCAGCTGGCGATGCGCACCTTACTGGAGCGCGTCGAAGGAGACAAACCGACGGATTCGCTGATCGACCGCCTGTGTCAACGCTTTGAGTCTTTTTCAGAACGCAGCAGAAAAAAACTAGCCATTGCACGCAATATCGCGTTCTGCCTCAGCGAGCTAAACTACATGACGGAGCGGACAATCAAGCGGCTCACATCTGAGTCGTGCTATCAACAATACAAGCACTGGCTGCGTTGCGCCGACGTGTATGAGTACTTCAAGCTCATTGCAACAAAGGCGAAGCGTCAAGGGGCTCGCGGTGGAGCAGAGCGCCGCGATCGCGCAGCAATTGACGAGTGGGAAGCAAGAATGCAGGTGGACTCGTGCATCGATGCcgacggcgaggagaggTCGTCTGTCGCGGCTGACCAGAAAGCGTCTGATGAGTGA